A single genomic interval of Microbacterium sp. BLY harbors:
- the flgB gene encoding flagellar basal body rod protein FlgB has protein sequence MFDSVTITALTSALNGLSLRQRAIADNIANINTPDYHAKRVQFEAALADSIAAGDGDVTATVGTSLEPTRLNGNNVNLDTETLSSIDTMLRYQFATQAVNGSFSSMRTAMRTS, from the coding sequence GTGTTCGATTCTGTGACCATCACCGCGCTGACGAGTGCGCTGAACGGGCTCTCGCTGCGCCAGCGAGCGATCGCCGACAACATCGCCAACATCAACACCCCCGACTACCACGCCAAGCGCGTGCAGTTCGAGGCCGCACTCGCCGACTCGATCGCCGCCGGCGACGGGGACGTGACGGCCACCGTCGGGACCTCGCTCGAACCGACCCGCCTGAACGGCAACAACGTCAACCTCGACACCGAGACGCTCTCCAGCATCGACACGATGCTGCGGTACCAGTTCGCGACACAGGCCGTGAACGGCTCGTTCTCGTCGATGCGCACGGCGATGAGGACCTCATGA
- the fliE gene encoding flagellar hook-basal body complex protein FliE, with the protein MTTSPVTGAKTGDDAAFANSVTGAIDELRSLQSESDTLKVAAVTGDLDDIHAAMIASSRAAVTLELVAAVRNKGVDAFNEIMRMQA; encoded by the coding sequence ATGACCACCTCACCCGTGACGGGGGCGAAGACCGGCGACGACGCCGCCTTCGCGAACAGCGTCACCGGCGCGATCGACGAGCTGCGCTCGCTGCAGTCCGAGTCCGACACCCTGAAGGTCGCCGCCGTGACCGGCGACCTCGACGACATCCACGCCGCGATGATCGCCTCCTCGCGCGCCGCCGTCACCCTCGAACTCGTCGCCGCCGTCCGCAACAAGGGCGTCGACGCGTTCAACGAGATCATGCGGATGCAGGCCTGA
- a CDS encoding flagellar basal body rod protein FlgC, translating to MTFDAIGIAGTGLTVHRKWLDAISDNIANINTATPTDGAAFRARYILAQTSDRSPGVYVAGTVQGDAEGRLVHQPDHPLADADGYVRYPDIDLGDQMSQLILAQRGYQASAATVDRARTSYEAALQIGRNA from the coding sequence ATGACCTTCGACGCGATCGGCATCGCCGGTACGGGACTCACCGTGCACCGCAAGTGGCTCGACGCCATCAGTGACAACATCGCCAACATCAACACGGCGACACCGACCGACGGCGCGGCGTTCCGGGCCCGCTACATCCTGGCACAGACCAGCGACCGATCCCCCGGGGTCTACGTCGCCGGAACCGTCCAGGGCGACGCGGAGGGCCGTCTCGTGCACCAGCCCGACCACCCCCTCGCCGACGCCGACGGCTACGTGCGCTACCCCGACATCGACCTCGGAGACCAGATGAGCCAGCTGATCCTCGCGCAGCGCGGATACCAGGCGAGCGCGGCGACCGTGGACCGCGCCCGCACCTCCTACGAGGCGGCGCTGCAGATCGGACGCAACGCGTGA